The Candidatus Bathyarchaeota archaeon genome has a window encoding:
- a CDS encoding EVE domain-containing protein: MPNYWLITTSPENFKVDKETSGFTVQGLKERQKKTVMKFQPGDKVIYYINQISKLGAIATITSKYYYDNKIKIWTDEDEIWPSRAKSKPEIVLEDDELLDIKRLIKQLAFIKDKVHWSLFVRGSVRQIPEEDYLLIESEMRKILSRKPAAKKAEPIKKSLRTEKDYKEAIMKLSLNSKSLHDRIGEMLQTVGSWTGFNTNTRLRITSESAYQLDVAWLSGKNPEVAIEIQMEGNLDSAIRKLREAREFNYRKVILVIEEEQITRLNAVLRFDPIRNWIDAWSIQSVYELYANGQRFFELYDKLKEARYIERKELELI; encoded by the coding sequence ATGCCGAATTATTGGTTAATTACAACTTCTCCAGAGAATTTCAAGGTTGACAAAGAAACCTCAGGTTTTACTGTTCAGGGACTGAAAGAACGCCAAAAAAAGACTGTAATGAAATTCCAACCAGGAGACAAAGTTATTTACTACATAAATCAGATTTCAAAGTTAGGCGCTATAGCCACCATAACGTCAAAGTATTATTATGACAACAAGATAAAAATCTGGACTGACGAAGACGAAATTTGGCCTTCGAGAGCAAAGAGCAAACCAGAAATCGTTTTGGAAGATGATGAGTTACTTGACATCAAGAGGCTGATTAAACAACTAGCCTTCATCAAAGATAAGGTTCACTGGTCGCTTTTTGTCCGTGGCAGCGTGAGGCAAATCCCCGAGGAAGATTACTTGCTGATTGAATCTGAAATGCGAAAGATACTTTCTCGAAAACCTGCAGCCAAAAAAGCAGAGCCAATCAAAAAAAGTTTGAGAACTGAGAAAGACTACAAAGAAGCCATCATGAAGCTCTCCTTAAACTCCAAGTCCTTACACGACCGAATCGGTGAAATGCTGCAAACCGTTGGAAGCTGGACCGGATTTAACACCAACACAAGACTCAGAATTACCTCAGAATCAGCTTATCAACTCGATGTAGCTTGGCTTTCAGGCAAGAACCCTGAAGTTGCTATTGAAATTCAGATGGAGGGCAACCTTGATTCCGCAATTCGTAAGCTCAGAGAGGCCAGAGAATTCAACTACAGAAAAGTGATTCTAGTTATTGAAGAAGAGCAAATAACTCGGCTCAATGCAGTATTACGATTTGACCCGATTCGCAACTGGATTGATGCGTGGTCAATACAATCTGTATACGAACTTTATGCAAATGGCCAAAGATTCTTCGAGTTGTATGACAAATTGAAAGAGGCAAGGTATATAGAAAGAAAAGAACTGGAATTAATCTAA